ttatacagcaagcgggcaaacactatgagtgtaaaaaatatgtaataattaatgaaaaaagattaaatacaccgtaatcatttatatataatgatttactataatattttacactttatacattgcatggtaagatacatgagtgacttagtaccacatagagttcctacgaggtttaaaattttcactatcttcatcatctctatgtgtagaataagtgtattgtgaagagtagtcatcaaatgataaatccccaaaatagttttgcatgtaattgttaacataccacccatataaatataaatattttagcatattatcacaaaaacataagtgatatggtgtttaaggtgttggaggagtaaaatgggaggggttcatatcccctttgtgcttttttctcccctttttccttttttttttttaaaaaaactttttttttccttcacatcgatattttcgatattttagcgatattacaccgatattttgacaaaatatttctgaaatgtgagcgaaattatcgacatcgatattttccgatattatcgtcgatattgtcgatatttatacgatatgtacatGGATATGTTCCGAAATATTCGTGATTCGAAAAAACcgaaatatcctcgatatttcctcgatattatcgatatttcagaCTATGCATTCATGTCATCACCTTATCATATTAAATTCGACGATATGaatataattgtaatttaataatataatatgcaTATCAAATGCTGTGtagaataaaaaatgaaagaaagcgAAGTTTTGtagtatttttattaaagTTTATACAAAGATCAATATAGAAGACAACCCAGCTTATTATGTAATGTGTATTCGGTGTTCGCAGAACAAAACGTGAACCATTTTTCTTATAAACTTAGAACCTCCtttaatttcatcaaaatctaAGGCGGCTAAGCGATCATATTCTTATTAACATGAGTATAATCacgaagaagaaaacaaattgaatGAAACAAACTCAAAGTCTACCTTATAGTCAGAGATAAGGTGAAAATTAAAGTAGACCACATGGATGATGATAAGGTGGTAGTGGAAaggttttgagagaaaaatatgTTGATTGATGAGTTTCGTCAAATTGTATTGGGAGCTTTTATAATGAGGGGGGTTTTGGTGAGGACTCGGATCCTctgttatgattttctttgTCATGATCTGGtttacttttgtttgttcTCCATACGCCAcatcattaaaatttaatctaaagGATATAAATTGGACAAATTgactataaaataaaaatctaatttattcataattaaaaatgattaaaaaatcataactTGACTAACACCTAAACTTAACGTCTttggaagtttttttttttttttccttcttcctcctttgcACGTCTGCATCTGCTCAtcaatcttttctttctccaatCTTAGAACACAAAAAACATTCTTACCAAGAAGAGTATGAACATAACAAGAATCCTATGACACATCGAATAAGAAACTAGCTCCAAGGGCATAGGAAATTAAATCATTAAATTTACCCAAATAATAGAAAACCTGGAGTGAGAATGAAGATGAATCAGAAAATACAGAAGTAAACTctacttttaaatttataaataaataaaaaacacttTGAATGGATAGATTTAGAATAAGATCAGGGAGTGCCCACAAATGATGAAGAGAGACAATTCCACTTTTTGTTTCCGAGGTTTTGTTATCGCATTTTGTTCCTCATTCAAATGCCATGTTTGGCTATTGAGAAATTccgaaaaagaaactaaaatttaGATTTTGAATCTCATCTGGTTTGGGGGTTGTGATTTCTCAGGAACGAAATGGAGCATTGAGAGAAGTTAATTGCATTGGGTACAGTCGTCATATCTCACATCACCTAATTTGCTAAATTATTCAGCATTTGCCAGTTGTGTAATTTGGAATGAATTGATGCGAGTGATGCAAGTTAAAGTTAAAAAGGTATTAGTTTGCTCCTGTTATTTCTAAGTTGCAAGACAGCccaagcttttttttttttcctttcaataatatgtatatgtgtTTAACTTCCACCGATTTCACTTTCTGTAGAAGAACAGAGATGAGCGATAAGATTTTGGGGGTGGGGGCAGACGTgcagaggaggaagaaggaaaaaaaaacttccaGAAACGTTAAGTTTAGGTGTTAGTcaagttagggtttttttataattatttttaattaagagtaaattgggtttttattttacagTCAGATGTGTCCAATTTATATCCCTTAGATTAGATTTGAATGAGGTGGCATACGGAGAATAAAAGTAAAGCAGATCATGGCAGATAAAATCAGAGCAGATGATTCAAATCCTTTTGGTGAGGGGGGTCAAGAGTAGAAAAACTTATTTGCAAATAgcactgttttgctatcccCAGCTAATAATAGTTTGACACGTGAAAAAGTTATTCCAAGTGTCATTACATTATTGGCCGGGAATAACAAAAAGTGATATCTCAGTTGCATGAAAGTGTTTCTCTTCAATGAGGGTTTCAATCCAACCATTCAATCATTAAAACAGTTTCAGTCccatattttctctcttgttgGATAGTGAGATCGAATCCCTCCCACAACCCCCTCATCCATAATCCCCTCATTATAGACATGGGTTTAGCGAAGTTCGTTAGAGTGGAGATTAGTTTACAGTAGAATATcgattgtattaaaaaaataaataaataaaaagttattttagggATTAAtaattatcttctttttttgataaattatttttacacatGTGTCAAAATGTTATCTGCATAAAAGAGATACatatccaaaaataataaggtgagatatatatatatatatatatcttcacCTTGAAATGTATATAATATGTGCGATGATAGGGTTGTAGATAAATATCTATATAAGTGTTCTAAATTGCGATGATAAAGTTTGGATCCATTAATATACATTCTTGTCTTGTAGGTAGCACAAAGTGACACGAAGAAGGGACATAAACTTGtgtattattattactttGTTTACTCTTAAATCGTCATTATGTTAGCTTTGAACTTCACTTTCGGTCACATGCGCCAATTTCAGGTCTTGTTGGTTCAATTTTAATTCTCAGTACTAATCAAGACCTAGATTCCTTTTAGGTGGAGAACACTCCATTATCTATAGCCCTCAAATTTGTGGTATAGTGTGCCATTTTGGCCTTTTCCAACACAAATACTATGCATATTTGTCaattagagcaactccacccctaagggcaaagtctaaggcaagggcaagctagggcaagcaagggctgatactattcatgtgaatagtgtcagccttgccatttgtaGTTCCACCCACAAGggcaaagtctagggcaagtctagggcaattactattcattgtactttatttcctatttttttatactttaaatcattaattttgataatcttttgtaattaaattttcggataagattttcggatgtgaatctcggttgccacgtgtcttactccagataaaatttgtgcttgtatgatctattcaaaataaataattggaagtgcattcaaaaaatatacaatgcaagaaattataaactattttcaaatgcaagaataaaattgattgtgtaaataaatatagacaaattgaaaatgcaaaaacaaaaataaagattatgcatgaaattataaactattttgaaatgcaagaataaaattgattatgtaaataaataaagccaattaggaaatgcaaaaataaaataaacattgtgcaacaaaaagaaatagaatatgcaaaaaaagttacattaaattgattaaaatggcaattaaaaatattttggtgtggaaaatgaattatgtgagtggagagtagaaaatattgtatggagaagaaattgtatgaagatttggtgttgaaagtagataaaatggttaggtatttatagggaaaaaatacataaatttttggtattttttaaaaaaaaaattcagaattttttcggatttttttggatttttttaaaatttttttggccaaaaaaaagagaaccgTAGGATTGctgaaaaaaaatccaatcggAGCCACCCGGTGACGACACGTGGCAgtcaacagtaaaaaaaattgattttagtgcgctgacgtcagcgaacTCGGGCTCAAGCCCAGGCGAGTTTTgcccttgggcctgcccggTTTCGTGGGGCCCGCCTGTTGCCCGGGCTGGTTTGGAAGCGCTGGAGGCGGACTCGGGCTTGCTCCTGCCTTTTGCTTGGGCCAGCCTGAAGCGCTGGGCTTGCTCTTACGAACATACATTTTGGACATTATTCTAGCAACGAGTTCAAGGCATTTGGATtagttttataaaaatattaaaattaatcgTATACACACGTACGTGTTGATTCTGACTGTCGATGTTTTATGTATCAAAATGATGTATTAATGTGACAGATTTCTCTACTTGATGGATTGAACATGATCTCACTGCCTCAAACGTTGTGTTTAATCTCCTTGGCCTTCCCTGCCCCATTTGAATCACAAGAAATTTTTGGTGCTCAGGAAATTTATCAAGCATGAGAGAACAGTACTTGCACTTGCATTTCATTTTTAGTATTTAAAAACATGAAATATTTaagaaatagaataaaaaGGAAGCTTCAAACAGACAAGAATATTCGAAAAGATATTGCAATATATGCATAGGATATATTCGAACGAGCATGTCAGGACATTTGTCCATAGAAATTTATTGTTGAGAAATTGATTGACGGGGAGTGAAGCTTTGTCTTTTCTCCGTCTTATGTTCTCTTGCTGCGTGAGactgtgagagagaaagagagagagggtcgACAAACTCAAAGATTGGTGCAAATGTAGCATACCATTATAGAACTTTCCActcttttcataattatgaACACCTTGAAACTGATGGATCCCCGGTGATATGGTTTTGGATATCCATCTAAAAATATTCCaagatatttataaaataatgtGACACTAACAAGTTTTGAACTGTAAAATTAATCGATCGATTCATTTTATCCGTCTTGATTTAACCATTGtacaaattaattttgaaattaattgagAATACATGATACGAGGCGAGGATTTATCCTCGACCTTAAAAAATGTTATACCAAGTGAGCATATTATTCGCATCATTCGTTTGATTACTCTAACATGTCCTCACTATGGCAGCTTTGGACTTCATTTGGGTCACATGTGACCACTTCCAACTCTACGGCTTGTTTGTGTAATGTCCTCACTCAAGTCAAGAAGTGATGAATATTTTCATCCTTTGTGCTAGGTGGGGACTCTCTCTTGTATTTTTTATCACCTAATCCCTTGGCCTTTTTTTCAGCACATGTGCTTTGTcgatgtaaataaataaaggaaaattttcCCAACATGACATATTGAACTTGATCTGATCACCATCGCAATAGTTATCTATATCTTCCTGTTGAACGCATGCAATATGTTTTATACATttacaaaatgaatttttcattATCATTTCTTGAgcttaaatttattaaatcgCTTTTGCCAAACAGGACTGAGACCACTTCAACTCATCTCTTAAATCGCTTTTGCCCTTTTGGTATTTTCCAACACAAAGTAATACAAGAGCAGTGATTACGATTCTTAATTAAGGAAAATTTCCTAACTTGATGTGATTTGATGCGATATAGTGGCGCTACGTGACAGATAGTGAACTTCCATCTTATCACTATCTGTATGATTTGTCTATTTTTCTATTCCCTTACACGGATTTACAAAGTACAAAACGACACAgtacttttctatttttctaggCATGCAATACGACAAATATACcgtatttatatttataattaaataactAAACgtgtttcaatttcaactcacatcttttgattaaaataCAGATCAAAACATCTAAACTCCTACAATGTTAAATCACGCCACCAACCACCAATGTTATACTGAAGTCACTGATGAATTTCTAAAGCCATccctttctttcaatttcaatataCGCTAATTAATTTCTAGCGTCCAAGCCATCCTTTTCTTgcattatattatatatttgattttggggATATCCATATGGATGaatcttttctttcaaacgtTGTTTCCTtgtaacttcttttttttttttctatttatggAGGGAAGAGAGCTATTCCTTTCCTGATTAATGGAGTTGAGggaaattatgaaaagaaataaatagtaatgaaaatttatgaaatttattccCCCAACTTAAATTGATAACTcctatattaaatatattattaaatcaaaagatttttattagaGAAGAGTGTTATTCCTTTCCTGATTAATGATGTTGAGGAAAATTATGGAAGGAAATAAATagttaagaaaatatatgaaatttatTCCCTCAATTTAAATTGATGATTCCtgtattaaatttattattaaattaaaaaaatttaaatttaaataacttctgtatcaaatttaaataatacatTTTAGGATTTGtcttgtaaaaaattaaatatattattaaatcaaaaaatttaaatttaaataacttctgtatcaaatttaaataatacattttagaatttgtcttctttttcaaatatGAACCATTGCAAAGAATCCACTAACATAGTAATTTGAACTAATTACTCCCCCAACAAGATCCTAGTAATATAGAAATTTGGACTAATTGTTAATTTGAACTAATTACTCCCCCAACAAGATCCTAGTAATATAGAAATTTGGACTAATTGCTACTCCAACAAGATCCTAAAATAGTGATTTAAACCAAATACTCCCCGATAAAGTCCCGAATTCTTACTCCAACAAAGTCCTGAGTTTAAGTATTAGCATTCGTATCTGGTCCTAAACTAATAATTTGAACTAAATACTCCCGACAAGGTCCCGAATTCTTCTTGCTCCCGACAAGATCCTGAATTTGAATCCTAACATCCGTATCCATATTATGTGTgtgaatttaaatataatatcgcccatttcaataaaaaaaatccctaaaaAAAGTTAGAGTTGTCGGGTCAAGATTGGTATATCATCAGCGGCTAGTCCGATCGACCCACAGATACTTGGGTTAAGTTGGGCTTAAACTCACTTGTGGCCCAAATGAACTAAAGAACGCAAAATACTATTTCCTTTCACAACACACGAGTGATGAGTCATGGGTCATGTAAGATGTTATACATCAGAAGGCAGAGCTTATGTagcttaaaaacaaaaagaaaaacaaaaaacatacccaaaatacgacacaaaaaacaaaagcacgACACCACCATTACAAGGTCAGCTTCACACTACACATGGTGGACGCGATCACATTTTACCCGGGCTCTCCACCCTCACTTTTCCGTCGTCATCAATGCGCACCTCCACGCGCGCTTTTCCTCCTCCATCCAAACGACCCACGTCGTTGAAATTTTGACCATGCATCTGGTCAGACGAATAGAGCTTACCCGCCACCTCACCTGGCCTGGTCTCCGCCACATCAACCTCCTCCCTCTCCACAACATCGGTTGGCCAAGTTAACTTGCTTTTAATGGCACCGGTCACGCCGCCAAATGAGCTCAATATATTTCCCTTGGCTGCCTTCCCTTTCTCAGCCTCAATGTCACGTGCCTCACGGGATCTACCACCAGCTTCGTCCTTGTACTCTTTCCCTTCCACCTTCAATTCCTCCATCTTTCTCCTTGCTTCCTCCTCAGTCTCGCTCAACTTCTCCTgcatatatttaacaaaactCGACCAATCAGAATTTGTTAATAtggaaatgaaagaaaatataacacATTTGTGCAACacatttttcaaatatatatgaataCGAGAATGAAGGATTATTCTTTATTACCTTGGTTTTCTCTGCAGTCTCgtaagttttttcttttgttttctcagtAGTGTCGGCAGCCTTATCTTTTGTTTGCTCTGCAGTCTCGGCAGCCTTCTTCTTGGTCTCCTCTTTCTTACCAGACAAGTAGTCCATGGCTTTTCGAGCAGCGCCGGCAGCAGTGTCCTTCAGCTCGCCCAACTTACTCACAGTCGTGTCCTTCCCTTCTTTTGCTTTCTCATCTGTGTAGTCCTTGGTCTCATTGGCCTTCTCGGCTGTTGTGTCTCTGGCCTCCTTGGCCTTCTCCGCAGCATAATTTGTATACTCGCTTGCTTTCCCAACAGTCGTGTCTTTAGCATCCTTTGTTTTCTGCATTGTTGCGTCTTTTGCCTCCTTTGCTTTCTCAGCGGCATAGTTTGTATACTCACCAGCTTTCCCCATTGCCGAGTCTTTCGTCTCCTTCGCCTTCTCGGCGGCCTCCTTAGCCTTTTCAGCAGCATAATCCTTGGTCTCTTTTGTCTTGTCAGCAGCATAACCTGTATAATCTTTTGTTTTCCCCATTGTCGTGTCCTTTGCCTCCTCGGCCTCTTGAGCTGCTGCGTCCTTAGTCTCCTTGGTCTTCTGTGCTGCATAACCAGTATACTCACTTGTTTTCCCCATTGTTGTGTCCTCCGCCTCCTTGGCTTTTCGAGCTGCCGTGTCCTTTGCGTCCTTGGCTTTTTGAGCTGCTGTATCCTTTGACTGTTTCGCCTTCTCAGCCGCGGTACCCGTGTACTCATTTATCTTCTCCCCCGCGGCGCCCGTGGTCTCTTTGGCCTTCTCTTCAACATGACTTTCATCGTGGCTTTTCCCCACCACAGCATCCTTCGCTTGCTCTAGCTTCCCAGTCACCGTCTTCAGCACCGACCCGATCACCCCAGGCGTCTCTTCATGCACTTGCTCTGCTGGCCTCCCCAGCTCATCGGTAGGCGTATAAGTAGTCtcaatctttgttttttcttcatagACTCGGCCTTTGTTCACGTCTCTCAACTCATCCGCTGCGAGCCTTGCTGCGGCCTCGGCTCTCTTCTCCTTGGCTTGCCTCGACGCCATTGAAACACTCCAAATTGCACTCACAAATTTCACACAgaattttatcaaacactcTGTATGTTTGCTTTCGAGTCTtcgattttattttattttttccttttggtacATGAGAAGGTGAGAGGTGGCCTAGTAGTATATATAATTGGTGGAGTTTTGAGAAGGTGACACGTGGAGCCGGAGCGCGGTGTAAATTGCTACGTGGTATCGTGGGACGAGACTTCAACACGTCGACATGCATGCAAAGGGATGAATGGCAGTGTGGGACCTGAGAACTTTCGGGGCTCATGTCGGTGGGTTTAGGAAGGGCTAGGTCCTTGGTTCTTTTGATATGGTTGCGTTCCACGGGTCCTGCCAGGTGGCGAATTGGGCTTGCTTTGGGTTCTTTGATCGGTTTCCTCGGGTGGATAAGTTTTTTGTAGCACATTTTATATTGAGTTGTTCTTTGATCGGGTGGATAAGTTTTGGCTAAGAAGAATGTAGAGTTCTAATTGAACTTCTATTTGGTCTATAAATCAGGACAAATGATACGGCGTCGGTTGGATTGGAATGTAGATAAAACCCAGTCTAATTAGATTGCCCAATAAAGCCCAATCCAACAAGCTCTATTAATTCTAcgttttttattctttcttttttgatcaATTGCTCCATTAGTTCAACTTAATCACCTATTATTTGTCtacttttaataaatttatacCCAACCCGGATATGTGACTCTAGTGCATCATGCATGATGAATTCCTTTTAACATGCAATTGTGATGCTATAAAATGTCATATAGAAACTGTTTATGCAAAATGTTTGTTTATCCACGTTATAAAATTGTCTACAagtttcaaaatgaaaaagggaGTACATGtctatatttataaattgagatattgaagaaaattaaaatatagaaGTAATAATGAAGACGTGCATACGTTTGTAGTTTTTTAGTACGATTGTCGTATAAGTGAAGATACATCAAAAATAGAGCCAAAGGAGGCAGAGATGGAAGTAAATAATAGAGATTAGATAACATATTATTAGGAGGCAGAGATGGAAGTAAATAATGGAGATTACATAACATATTAGTttcttattaataaaattatatggAAGCAAGAGATAGCAAATCTCCTAATGAAATCACTCCAGCACATTGTGTCAAGTGTCATTATTAATGGAAGTCCAGGAAAGTGTACACCACAAATTCACGGAAGCCAACAGCTATGACCCAATATCACCTACGGTTGGATTGAAGtttgcctttttcttcttctttttcttatgaAAAATGGGTTGTCCAAAAATAATTGGTAATGGTACTTCTATAGGGACTTTATAAAATCAAAAcacacaaagaaagaaaaaaaacctaccgaatgtaatttattttctcacttgttacaaattaaaaatcccagaaaaagaaaagaatttcaTCCCTTATAGACAGGCATACATCACAAAACCTCAACCAATTACTTAAAAGGTCTTATTGATCATCATGCACTCTAACATTCAATCTTCTGAGCCATATAGAATGGAGGATCATATGGAACACATCAAATCGCTTGGGAGGAGAATTGACCTCGAAATGCCTCCTTACTTGTACCACTCTCCTCTGCATTCTTATGTACTGCTTTGTAGAAATGCTCATTAGTATCTTCTTCAAATTGGGAATTTCACTCACTTTAACCTCCACAGAGAAAGACTTCCAATTCAAAACATCACTGAATGGTGGCACATAATGGTCTGAAATCAAAACAGGAACACACCCAGTGTAAATTGCCTCCACTACCCTTGGGCTTGCAACTTCATATCCACTTGGGCAGAGGCAGAACTTGCTATGTCTCATCATGTCATAGTAAGAAATACCCTTTGGAAGGTACTGATGCACCCGTAAATCCTCGTCCTTGTTCTCCCAATGCTCTAGCAGCACCGGCCTAATAGGGCCGTGAACCCCTCCGGCAAAGAAAGCTAGGATTGAGCGTAGCCTTGGAGAAGGCCCGCCAAGAAACCCGTGTGTGTCACCAGTTTGAAGATTGATTTCTGGAAAGGATACATCCTTAGAGGGGTTGAACCCTTCTGAGGTATTCGCATTGCATAAAACACGAATGGAGTTTTTTTGAAGATGAGGATCTGAGTTTGAAGTTTCTGGCCCCTGAAACATAATTCAAGTAATTTAAATCAGAATGTTATATTGGTCCAGCTAGTATTTGTGCTACATTACAATTTGACAGTAATTATATTAAGTAGTAAGAGTAACATACCCAATCATGGCAAGCAAGCATAAAGTGATCAGCTCCAAGGCTTCGGTTCCAATAGGGATATTTTCCAGAGACAATATTGACATAGTCTCTTACAGTTTGTCTAATGGGACCAAAATCATGTGAGTCACGCACATACACAAAGCGGACCAACATTGTCACGCTGAagggaagaaaataaacatgTGCTTTCTCAGGGTCGCGGGTCCGAAATTGCTTGTTCACCTCAATTTCATGGATAAAATTCCCCTCCATTGAATATATGCTCTTGCAAGGGCCGTTATGAAACAAGGGGGGTTCCCCTTCTCCATAAACAAAAACCTTGAACCGTTTCTCCATCTCCAAGTAGCTCCTGTAATTTCAAAGGGGCACCATCAATGAGATAACGTGTTCGAAAGAAGAGCAATTAGCCATCCCTTGGTATACAATTTGTGTCACATCTTTAAAGTTGCAAAATACATGTTTGTAACAATGAAAGATTGAAACACCCAATTGGCCTTCTCAATAGTAACCCACAAAATTATTTGATAATTAAGACTCAAATACGGAGTAGGTACCTTTGAAAGGCATTGGCATTCCAATACATGGGACCATTTGGAATGTAGTCCACATCTTGTGTTTGATTTCCAAATTTAGCTTCTCTTATGGCAGCTCGAGCTCTTCTAAGGCGGGCCTCCAGCCACCCTAAATTAGTATTTTTTCGTTGTCCTTCAGCCTTCATTATAGAAACATGCGTCTCATTCGCATAGTCGTCTCGCCTTGTACCATTCTGTTGAACTGATTAATTGTTAGATTTACCATCTCTTAGTCAATTATTTAGTATCTAATCTGCTCTCATATAAAAAATCTATAAAAGAATCAAATTATTGCTTAGACAAAGAGCAACCGCTGGAAGACAAAAGAATGTGACCACATTAATAAGTTTGGAACATTTACCTGGGGCAGTACTTAATTAGTAGAAACTAAACACGTAATGAGTAGATATACAAAAGCACAAAGAGTGCCGTAAAGGGTCTAAGcaattaaattcatttattatttctcAATTAAATCATTCACCAAAACGAGAGGTAATGGGGAAAGGGACATTGAACTGTGACAGCAAGCAACTTCTACGGAAACCTAAAACATGTCAAAATgcatcaacatatatatgtatttccTCGATCctaataaaaagtttaagaaaaattgatttaattatgCAGTCAATTTGGAAATGCATATTTTTTCGTTCTTCCTGCAAACGATTTTTTCCTTAGACTTGTAGGTCAAATAGCAGCCAGCCAAAAATTACAGAAAATTCTAAAAGTATGGGCCAAGCCgaattctttgttttgatttaatgtatttttcttaccccataaagaaaaataaataaatcttgaattattttaaatgaaaaaagcaaaagcatcAACAAGAATATGGCAAGaacaagcaagcaagcaactCAAAAATGAAGTCCATAGAgaataggaaaagaaattgtaAATGCATGTGTAGAAGGTGGAGCTCTCTTACGGGTTGTTCAAGTGTTGGTGGTACAGCTTCTTCAATGGAGagtggaggagaagaagatcgATTTTGCAGAGAGTCATCCGAGTGAGCTTCTTCTATGCTGTGCATATCCACCACAACAACCGACGATCTCAACCCCAAAACGTCATCGTTTAGGGGAGGAAACTCTGAAGAAGAATTTGAAGCACCGGTCAAGTTCAGAGAGGGGCTGGAGCTCTGTGAGCTCCATAGCCAAGGGTAAGAATTAGATATGAAAACCCAATTGGAGGTTTTTGGACCCAACAAAGAAACCAACCCAAAAACCACAACCAATGGaactacaaacaaaaagatggccattgatgaagatgaagaagaacaTGCATATTGATTGCCCCATCTTTTGCTGCTACTGGCCATGAAGTTTTGAGGTAGCTAGCTAAAGGAGAGATTCTTAAACTAGTTTAGGTATAGCTTCTGATTCAGAAGCTGCCTTGTTTGTTTGCTGAGAAAGTGGGA
Above is a genomic segment from Prunus dulcis chromosome 7, ALMONDv2, whole genome shotgun sequence containing:
- the LOC117634922 gene encoding late embryogenesis abundant protein ECP63-like; translation: MASRQAKEKRAEAAARLAADELRDVNKGRVYEEKTKIETTYTPTDELGRPAEQVHEETPGVIGSVLKTVTGKLEQAKDAVVGKSHDESHVEEKAKETTGAAGEKINEYTGTAAEKAKQSKDTAAQKAKDAKDTAARKAKEAEDTTMGKTSEYTGYAAQKTKETKDAAAQEAEEAKDTTMGKTKDYTGYAADKTKETKDYAAEKAKEAAEKAKETKDSAMGKAGEYTNYAAEKAKEAKDATMQKTKDAKDTTVGKASEYTNYAAEKAKEARDTTAEKANETKDYTDEKAKEGKDTTVSKLGELKDTAAGAARKAMDYLSGKKEETKKKAAETAEQTKDKAADTTEKTKEKTYETAEKTKEKLSETEEEARRKMEELKVEGKEYKDEAGGRSREARDIEAEKGKAAKGNILSSFGGVTGAIKSKLTWPTDVVEREEVDVAETRPGEVAGKLYSSDQMHGQNFNDVGRLDGGGKARVEVRIDDDGKVRVESPGKM
- the LOC117634831 gene encoding probable glycosyltransferase At5g03795; protein product: MASSSKRWGNQYACSSSSSSMAIFLFVVPLVVVFGLVSLLGPKTSNWVFISNSYPWLWSSQSSSPSLNLTGASNSSSEFPPLNDDVLGLRSSVVVVDMHSIEEAHSDDSLQNRSSSPPLSIEEAVPPTLEQPNGTRRDDYANETHVSIMKAEGQRKNTNLGWLEARLRRARAAIREAKFGNQTQDVDYIPNGPMYWNANAFQRSYLEMEKRFKVFVYGEGEPPLFHNGPCKSIYSMEGNFIHEIEVNKQFRTRDPEKAHVYFLPFSVTMLVRFVYVRDSHDFGPIRQTVRDYVNIVSGKYPYWNRSLGADHFMLACHDWGPETSNSDPHLQKNSIRVLCNANTSEGFNPSKDVSFPEINLQTGDTHGFLGGPSPRLRSILAFFAGGVHGPIRPVLLEHWENKDEDLRVHQYLPKGISYYDMMRHSKFCLCPSGYEVASPRVVEAIYTGCVPVLISDHYVPPFSDVLNWKSFSVEVKVSEIPNLKKILMSISTKQYIRMQRRVVQVRRHFEVNSPPKRFDVFHMILHSIWLRRLNVRVHDDQ